A region from the Streptomyces lydicus genome encodes:
- a CDS encoding helix-turn-helix transcriptional regulator: MNQRVRRELGDFLRSRRERTTPADVGLPAGPRRRTPGLRREEVAQLAFISTEYYTRLEQARALHPSSEVLTQLARALRLSDPERGHLHHLAGAPPLPPPGPSREVRQSIIDLLHRLPGAAAIVISATYEVIAWNDLAAALMEDFSALSRRDRNLLRRAFLGPYRHGRRLYGVSDADAFTRTSAQHLRAAAARYPTDPEVTVLVQELLDGSAEFAHIWAAHDITARPTPCKTFAHPLVGPVSVNCDVLDIADRDQQLLIYTAPPGTPSEEALRLLSVVGTQRMGVPG, encoded by the coding sequence GTGAATCAACGAGTACGACGAGAGCTGGGTGACTTCCTGCGCAGCAGGCGCGAACGCACCACCCCCGCGGACGTGGGGCTGCCCGCCGGGCCGCGCCGCCGTACCCCGGGACTGCGGCGCGAGGAGGTGGCACAGCTGGCCTTCATCTCGACCGAGTACTACACGCGGCTGGAGCAGGCCCGCGCCCTCCACCCCTCCAGCGAGGTGCTGACCCAACTTGCCCGCGCGCTACGCCTGTCGGACCCCGAGCGCGGCCACCTCCACCACCTCGCCGGCGCCCCGCCCCTGCCTCCGCCGGGACCTTCGCGTGAGGTGCGGCAGAGCATCATCGACCTGCTGCACCGGCTGCCGGGCGCCGCGGCGATCGTGATCTCGGCGACGTACGAGGTCATCGCCTGGAACGACCTGGCCGCCGCCCTGATGGAGGACTTCTCCGCCCTGTCGCGCCGGGACCGGAATCTCCTCCGCCGCGCCTTCCTCGGCCCGTACCGGCACGGCCGGCGCCTGTACGGCGTCTCGGACGCGGACGCCTTCACCCGGACCTCGGCCCAGCACCTGCGCGCCGCCGCGGCGCGCTACCCCACCGACCCGGAGGTGACCGTCCTGGTCCAGGAACTCCTGGACGGCAGCGCCGAGTTCGCCCACATCTGGGCAGCCCATGACATCACCGCCCGCCCCACCCCCTGCAAGACCTTCGCACACCCCCTCGTCGGCCCCGTCAGCGTCAACTGCGACGTCCTCGACATCGCCGACCGCGACCAACAACTCCTCATCTACACCGCACCCCCCGGCACCCCCTCGGAAGAGGCCCTACGGCTGCTGTCCGTCGTCGGCACACAGCGCATGGGGGTACCCGGCTGA